In the genome of Daucus carota subsp. sativus chromosome 9, DH1 v3.0, whole genome shotgun sequence, the window AAGAGAGCTCTTATTAGAAACTCCATCGATGGTTACATCAAACTCACAAAAATGTTACTATACCTGCTTTGGTTATACATGTTTTTACTAATGTCACCGAAATTGCAAATTGAGTTAAAATTATAACGCGAGAACTAGGACCATTGCATTCAGATCTCAAGGACTCCACTCGAGCAAACTCACCTTATTATGTTGGTGATATTAAGGTATTTGTTTAGTACTTACTGAATCTATGTCATTTAAATGATCATTACAAGAACGGAAAACAAGCATAACTACGGTCCGTACAAGAATGTATGtctatataagtatatttttttttgcaaaaaggGAGCACTGCCTTGCCCGTACAAATTCTAAAGATGTCTTTCCGGAAAAATTAATTATAGGGTCCacatcatgtatatatatgacaCTGTTTTGAAATTTGGTTTAAATCTCaaagaaataattattaaaGTTAGGGTCATGTATCAATATTATCGGGTATCTCAATTGTATCATTATAATAACTAACAATGACAGTATCAATAAAATGTGTTGCCAGGTCATTTGGAAACCGATCAATTCTAAAATTTCTTTAATTCCTTAAACtaattatcattttaatttatgttaattaaatttagcgatgataaaattttgaaaggCTGCTTTATGTCGATATAAGAACTGAACATGACGTttctgaataatatttatattacataatAAGAACAGTTTTTTTTTGAGATGAATGAGACTATTGTTGTACATATATTATCTTAAACAACATTGATCTTTTCTCTACAGCTGAGCAACCGGATCAAACACTTTTGCATGACCATTTTTCTTAAAACCATCATCAGTTTCGTCCTCCATGAATCTCTTCCAGAACCAATGTTGCTTCCACACTCTATCTGTCATCTCTTCAATCGGTACATTCTTTGTCTCGGGTACCAAAAATACCACAAAGATGGACATTATCAAAACCCAACCAGAGAAAAACAAGAAAATGCCATACTTAAAATGGCAAAGCATTGAGAGAAACGCTTGTGCTATGACAAAAGTGAAGAGCAAGTTCACACAAACTGTGACGCTCTGTCCAGCTGATCGCGTCTCAAGAGGAAATGTCTCACTCGGAATTAGCCATCCCAAAGGTCCCCATGACCAAGCAAAGGCAGATACGAATGTGCAAATCATCACCACAACTATAACTGCATAAGCAGTGCCTAAATTGTCCGAATGATCTGTAACCTTGATTCCGAGTACAATTGCTATTATTATCTGCGCGAGGAACATTTGAACTCCAGCTTCAAGTAAGAGTATGCGACGGCCTAATTTGTCAACTACATAGATTGATACAACAGTAGACAACACATTAACAGCTCCTGTGATCACAGCAGAGTAGAGCGACGCGTTATCCTTGAATCCCAATGTACTAAACAGCACCGGTGCATAGAACATAATTGCATTTATCCCCGTGCATTGTTGGAAAATCTATCAACAAAAATATCACAAATCAGTTGATAAATCATATCTTCAAATTAagtgattaatatttaattaaaaaaacctGTTGATTACCTGTAATGCAATTGCTATGACAAGCTGTGGCCGATTTCTTCGCATGAGGAGGTTTCTGAAGGGATGTTTAACTTCTTTAGCTATACGGCTGGCCTCCACAAGCTCTAAAAACTCTGGCTCGATTTTGTCAGTGCCGCGGATTTTTCTGAGAACTTCTTTGCCTTCCGCCAACTTTCCACGCTCAATAAGACTGTTGGGAGTGTCGACAACTAGCAGAGCACCAACTGTTAAAAGTAGTGCAGGAATCCCAGCAAGTCCCAAAGATAGTCTCCAGCCCCAGCCATCTATTCTGtaatttttgttcaaaattaCAACAAACTACTGTAAGTATTTTCCTAATAAAACCAAAAATGCTGGACTTTTGAAGATAATTAGGCCACACTTTTAATTCTTGGGTTAAACAAGTCAAATATTGTGTTCTGTTTTGTTGAGAATACATCATACTTTTATGACTAATGCATCAATGACTAATTTGTGTATAAGTTTTGATGAACTTACTTAGCAGTGAAGTAATTAACAATATTGGCAAAAAGAATTCCAATCGTAACGTTGAGCTGGAACAATATGTTTAGTCCTCCTCTGATTCTGGTGGGTGCTATCTCTGATAAGAACAATGGCACAGCCTGTatataaatgtaaataaatCAGGCAATCACAGATATCAGCATAAATCACGGATCATctaccaaatttttaatgtttcgatattaaaaagaaataaagcatacattttttaaaatctaaaaaatatccCACCTAATATATTCCCCCAGAATATAATGAGCCACCAATCAAGACTTTTGTACCCTTTAGTCTATTTGATTATTACTAATAAAATCCCCACATGATGATACTTTTTGACTTAATGAAATATTTCATCACCAAATaagtataaaattcaaataacgtGCTTATATGTTGACAGTGAGTACCTGGTTAGCAAAACCAACGCCACAGCCAAGTAAAATTCTACCAGCAATAAGCATGGCAAGGTCCTGAGCAGCCGTATTAAGAACAACTCCAATAATGAAAAATATTCCGGCAATCAACATAGTGAATCTCCGGCCGAGTCTTCTTGTTGTATAAGAAGCAAAGAAAGTTGCCGTTAAACCAGCCAAGTATAATGATGATGTGAATAGCTGGAGACCTTGGTTGTCGTATTTGCAGTAGTTACTGTCATCATCTGCTTGTGTTTTCCGGTATACCACCGGAAAGAACTTCTTCAAGAAGTCATCCATCGATGTTACACCGCCTGcatgtaaatattatttatcatgCATGATATTGTAACAAATTTCATAAACGGTAACAAGTAAAATAGTGTAACACTAATTATTTTATAGCCCTCGTTAATTACGAGCAGGACGATGAACAATTATCTGTCAGAGAAACGACGTTTAAACGGAATAGGTGAAAGAGGTCATACCTGATACACCAACATCATAACCGAACATGAGTCCTCCGGTAGCTGCCATGATACACGAAATGATGACTATGGGGGTGATTTTCGCCTCGAATTCGGTGCCTCCGCTAGAGGCCACCATGCCTCCTCCGGCCATTgtaaatgaaatatatttgCAAGTCTATCTGTGTTATTACAACAAGACAGTAGTTTAAACTTATTCTCAATTTACTCAACTAAACTTGAGACAAGAGTGAAGAGTTTGATGCTAATGCAAGTGCATTTTATAGGCAAGCAGGAGGATATTTGTATGTCCGTATTTCGTACGTAGTATGAAAGGTTGTACATCTGGGTGGGTCCCACAGGTGAGCAC includes:
- the LOC108200563 gene encoding sugar transport protein 13-like; this translates as MAGGGMVASSGGTEFEAKITPIVIISCIMAATGGLMFGYDVGVSGGVTSMDDFLKKFFPVVYRKTQADDDSNYCKYDNQGLQLFTSSLYLAGLTATFFASYTTRRLGRRFTMLIAGIFFIIGVVLNTAAQDLAMLIAGRILLGCGVGFANQAVPLFLSEIAPTRIRGGLNILFQLNVTIGILFANIVNYFTAKIDGWGWRLSLGLAGIPALLLTVGALLVVDTPNSLIERGKLAEGKEVLRKIRGTDKIEPEFLELVEASRIAKEVKHPFRNLLMRRNRPQLVIAIALQIFQQCTGINAIMFYAPVLFSTLGFKDNASLYSAVITGAVNVLSTVVSIYVVDKLGRRILLLEAGVQMFLAQIIIAIVLGIKVTDHSDNLGTAYAVIVVVMICTFVSAFAWSWGPLGWLIPSETFPLETRSAGQSVTVCVNLLFTFVIAQAFLSMLCHFKYGIFLFFSGWVLIMSIFVVFLVPETKNVPIEEMTDRVWKQHWFWKRFMEDETDDGFKKNGHAKVFDPVAQL